One Mangifera indica cultivar Alphonso chromosome 4, CATAS_Mindica_2.1, whole genome shotgun sequence genomic region harbors:
- the LOC123212967 gene encoding probable inactive purple acid phosphatase 1, with amino-acid sequence MAPCAVFSKNFLNPLCFLLILLFPCFCSSSFLHPFAANSVYEHRNHTAISAFRVVNRRFLSQCPDPNPYLQVNVSKTSGLSDEENVTVTVSGVLHPADSDWVAMISPSNADVSTCPLSETFYLQTGDTSSLPLLCHYPVKAQFVSNDPDYLSCKKQECKKYNNGECVVTTCSGSITFHVVNIRTDIEFVFFAAGFETPCILSRSNPINFANANKPLYGHISSTDSSGTSMRLTWVSGDNEPHQVQYGDGKSETSQVSTFTQDDMCSSALASPAKDFGWHDPGYIHTAVMTGLEPSKTFSYSYGSDSVGWSDKIQFQTPPAGGSDELKFLAYGDMGKAPLDASVEHYIQPGSLSVIKAMASEIDDGNVDSIFHIGDISYATGFLVEWDFFLNLISPLASRVSYMTAIGNHERDYVGTGSVYVTPDSGGECGVPYETYFQMPTAAKDKPWYSIEQASVHFTVMSTEHDWSQNSEQYNWMKQDMASVDRSRTPWLIFAGHRPMYSSTGSGVDNKFLDAVEPLLLDNKVDLVLFGHVHNYERTCSIYQSNCLAMPTKEEGIDTYDHSNYSAPVQAVIGMAGFRLDKFPDSAESWSLTRISKFGYLRGHATRDEMKLEFVNADTREVEDSFRITKKQNR; translated from the exons ATGGCCCCCTGCGCTGTTTTTTCCAAGAATTTCCTGAATCCATTGTGTTTCctgttgattttgttgtttccTTGCTTTTGTTCATCGTCGTTTTTGCATCCTTTTGCGGCCAACTCAGTTTATGAACACCGTAACCACACCGCCATATCTGCGTTTCGTGTAGTGAATAGAAGATTTCTGTCCCAGTGCCCCGATCCCAACCCTTATCTCCAAGTTAACGTCAGTAAAACTTCTGGCCTCTCTGATGAAGAGAATGTCACGGTGACTGTCAGTGGAGTTTTGCATCCTGCGGACAGTGATTGGGTTGCTATGATCTCTCCTTCTAATGCTGA TGTGTCAACTTGTCCCTTAAGCGAGACTTTCTATTTGCAAACTGGAGATACAAGTAGCCTTCCTCTCCTCTGCCATTATCCTGTGAAG GCACAGTTTGTGAGCAACGATCCAGATTATCTAAGTTGCAAGAAGCAGGAATGCAAGAAATATAACAACGGAGAATGTGTGGTGACTACATGCAGTGGTTCAATAACTTTTCATGTCGTTAACATCAGAACAGACATTGAATTCGTTTTCTTTGCTGCTGGATTTGAGACGCCTTGTATTTTGAGTCGGTCAAATCCTATCAATTTTGCCAATGCAAATAAGCCTTTATATGGGCATATCTCCAGCACAGACTCTTCAGGAACATCT ATGAGATTGACATGGGTCAGCGGCGATAACGAACCTCATCAAGTTCAATATGGAGATGGAAAATCAGAGACATCACAAGTTTCTACCTTTACACAGGATGACATGTGCA GTTCGGCTTTAGCAAGCCCAGCCAAGGACTTTGGGTGGCATGACCCAGGTTACATTCATACAGCAGTCATGACTGGACTTGAGCCTTCAAAAACCTTTTCTTACAGTTATGGAAG TGATTCAGTGGGTTGGAGTGATAAAATCCAATTCCAGACTCCCCCAGCTGGAGGATCTGATGAGCTCAAATTTCTTGCATACGGTGACATGGGAAAGGCTCCTCTTGATGCTTCCGTGGAACACTACATTCAG CCAGGATCGCTGTCAGTGATCAAAGCTATGGCCAGTGAAATAGATGATGGCAACGTAGATTCCATCTTCCACATTGGTGATATAAGCTATGCAACAGGCTTCTTAGTTGAATGGGATTTCTTCCTCAACCTTATAAGTCCCTTGGCTTCTCGGGTTTCTTACATGACTGCAATTGGAAACCATGAAAG GGATTACGTAGGGACAGGGTCAGTGTATGTGACTCCGGATTCTGGTGGAGAATGTGGAGTTCCTTATGAAACTTACTTTCAGATGCCGACTGCAGCCAAGGACAAGCCATGGTATTCCATAGAGCAAGCAAGTGTTCACTTCACAGTGATGTCAACTGAACATGATTGGTCACAAAATTCTGAACAG TATAATTGGATGAAACAAGATATGGCTTCGGTTGATCGATCGAGAACCCCGTGGTTAATTTTTGCAGG GCACAGGCCAATGTACAGTTCTACTGGATCTGGGGTAGACAACAAGTTTCTTGATGCTGTGGAGCCATTACTGCTGGATAACAAG GttgatttggttttgtttggCCATGTTCACAACTATGAGAGAACCTGTTCAATATATCAAAGTAATTGCCTGGCAATGCCTACAAAAGAGGAGGGGATAGACACATACGATCACAGCAACTACAGTGCACCAGTTCAAGCTGTCATTGGCATGGCTGGCTTCAGATTGGACAAGTTCCCTGACTCT GCTGAAAGCTGGAGTCTGACAAGAATTTCCAAGTTTGGGTACTTAAGAGGACATGCAACAAGGGATGAAATGAAATTAGAG TTTGTGAATGCAGATACAAGAGAGGTTGAAGATAGCTTCCGTATCACCAAGAAGCAAAACAGATAG
- the LOC123212968 gene encoding scarecrow-like protein 3 yields MAGMVQEEGSSPLQFFSRMSLSPGFGSPYPWLRELKSEERGLCLIHLLVACANHVAAGSVENANIGLEHISHLASPDGDTMQRIAAYFTEALADRMLKAWPGLHKALNSTKISSVTEEILAQKLFFDLCPFMKLSYVITNQAIIEAMEGEKMVHIIDLNSFEPAQWINLLQTLSARPEGPPHLRITGIHEQKELLEQMALRLAEEAEKLDIPFQFNPVVSKLENLDVESLRVKTGEALAVSSVLQLHTLLATDDEMLKRSSPTASKTQNSSHLQRVLQMNQRTLGEWLEKDSFHLYSASPDSASASTPLTPLSLAASPKMGSFLNALWGLSPKLVVVTEQESNHNGPTLMERVMEALNFYAALFDCLESTLPRASIERQKVEKMLFGEEIKNIIACEGTERKERHEKLEKWILRLELAGFGRVPLSYHGILQARRLLQNYGYDGYRIKEENGRLVICWQDRPLYSVSAWRFRSYD; encoded by the coding sequence atGGCAGGAATGGTTCAAGAGGAGGGATCATCACCCCTTCAGTTTTTCTCCCGGATGTCACTGTCTCCTGGGTTTGGATCACCGTATCCATGGCTTAGGGAGCTGAAATCTGAAGAGAGGGGTTTGTGTCTAATTCATCTCCTTGTCGCTTGTGCAAACCACGTTGCTGCTGGCAGTGTTGAGAATGCAAATATAGGTCTTGAGCATATTTCCCACCTTGCTTCTCCAGATGGGGATACCATGCAGCGAATTGCTGCATATTTCACTGAGGCACTAGCTGATCGAATGCTTAAAGCTTGGCCTGGTCTACACAAAGCCCTCAATTCCACGAAAATATCATCAGTAACCGAAGAAATACTTGCCCAGAAGTTATTCTTTGATCTCTGCCCCTTCATGAAGCTTTCATACGTGATCACAAATCAGGCAATTATAGAAGCCATGGAAGGAGAGAAGATGGTCCATATTATTGATCTTAATTCCTTTGAGCCTGCCCAATGGATCAACCTTCTTCAGACGTTAAGTGCACGCCCAGAAGGCCCACCCCATTTGAGGATTACTGGTATACATGAACAGAAAGAGTTACTGGAACAAATGGCTCTGCGATTGGCTGAGGAGGCTGAAAAATTGGACATTCCATTCCAATTTAACCCTGTAGTAAGCAAATTGGAGAATCTTGATGTTGAAAGTTTACGTGTAAAGACCGGAGAAGCTCTTGCTGTCAGCTCTGTTCTTCAGTTGCACACTCTCCTGGCAACAGATGATGAGATGCTCAAGAGGAGCTCTCCAACAGcatcaaaaactcaaaattctaGTCACTTGCAGAGAGTCTTGCAGATGAACCAACGCACGCTGGGAGAGTGGCTTGAGAAAGATTCTTTCCATCTGTACAGTGCAAGTCCTGACTCTGCATCAGCATCAACCCCACTGACCCCACTGTCTTTAGCTGCTTCACCAAAAATGGGAAGCTTTTTAAATGCCCTTTGGGGTCTATCACCAAAATTGGTAGTAGTAACCGAGCAGGAATCCAATCACAATGGCCCTACTTTAATGGAGAGGGTCATGGAAGCATTGAACTTTTATGCAGCATTGTTTGATTGCTTGGAGTCCACCTTACCCAGGGCATCGATAGAGCGGCAGAAGGTGGAGAAGATGCTTTTTGGAGAGGAAATAAAGAACATCATAGCATGTGAGGGAACTGAGAGGAAGGAAAGGCATGAAAAGCTTGAGAAATGGATTCTGCGACTTGAGTTAGCTGGGTTTGGAAGGGTGCCTTTAAGTTACCATGGCATTTTACAGGCTAGGAGGTTGTTGCAGAACTATGGCTATGATGGGTATAGGATCAAAGAAGAGAATGGACGTCTAGTTATTTGCTGGCAAGATAGACCCCTCTATTCTGTTTCTGCCTGGAGGTTTAGAAGTTATGACTGA
- the LOC123212973 gene encoding dirigent protein 22-like produces MISSVCFCVFTAYFLVFLSCFFIASNGVFYEELAEGIAIKRTEKTSHLNFYFHDIIGGKNPTAVKIAGPPNSTGYGFGSTTMMDDALTEGPERNSKLVGRAQGLYAIAAQQEVSLLMVVNFAFMEGKYNGSSISILGRNPVFNDVREMPIVGGSGLFRLAHGYALAHTIWFDAKTGDATVEYNVYVTHY; encoded by the coding sequence ATGATTTCTTCTGTCTGTTTCTGTGTCTTCACTGCCTATTTCTTAGTCTTTTTATCATGCTTTTTCATAGCTAGCAATGGAGTTTTCTATGAAGAACTCGCAGAAGGCATAGCTATAAAGCGCACAGAGAAAACAAGTCACCTCAATTTCTACTTTCATGACATTATTGGTGGCAAGAACCCAACTGCTGTGAAAATTGCAGGACCACCTAACAGTACTGGTTATGGCTTTGGCAGTACAACGATGATGGATGATGCCTTAACGGAAGGACCTGAACGCAACTCGAAGCTTGTGGGAAGGGCTCAAGGACTATATGCCATAGCTGCACAGCAAGAAGTTTCACTGCTTATGGTCGTGAACTTTGCTTTCATGGAAGGTAAATATAATGGAAGTAGCATCAGCATTCTTGGGAGAAATCCTGTTTTCAATGATGTGAGAGAGATGCCGATTGTTGGAGGCAGTGGACTGTTTAGGTTGGCTCATGGATATGCATTGGCACATACAATTTGGTTTGATGCCAAAACTGGAGATGCCACTGTTGAGTACAATGTGTATGTAACCCACTACTGA
- the LOC123212971 gene encoding protein trichome birefringence-like 38, whose product MKMSSAIPRSSSFSVAILVVLSCFCLANSQKVLQSGKWRKEEKSCNVYEGRWVYDESYPLYNSSDCPHIRREFDCQKYGRPDHLYLNYRWQPHDCDLPRFDAEDFLQRFEGKKIMFVGDSVSLNQMQSLLCLLQTSVPHANTISQTNDSISTVFFQDYDVSVMLFHSAYLVDIEVEKIGRVLKLDSIKNGNVWKNVDVLVFNSWLWWYRRAGQPWDYIQSGDSILKDMDRMDAFQEALTTWAKWVDSDVDPTKTRVIFQGISPSHYKGEDWNETAAKNCSMEKQPVMGTTYPSGLPAASYVLQEVLSSIKKPVHLLNITTLSQLRKDAHPSSYNAFKGMDCTHWCIAGLPDTWNQLLYAALIS is encoded by the exons ATGAAAATGTCTTCTGCGATTCCGAGATCTTCTTCTTTCTCGGTTGCCATCTTAGTTGTTTTGTCATGTTTCTGTTTGGCGAATTCGCAGAAGGTGTTGCAGAGTGGGAAATGGAGAAAAGAGGAGAAGAGTTGCAATGTGTATGAAGGGAGATGGGTGTACGACGAGTCGTATCCGCTCTACAATTCATCAGACTGCCCGCACATTCGACGGGAATTCGATTGCCAGAAGTATGGCCGCCCCGACCATCTCTACCTTAACTACAGATGGCAGCCCCATGACTGTGACTTGCCGAG GTTTGATGCTGAAGATTTTCTACAAAGATTTGAAGGCAAGAAAATTATGTTCGTGGGTGACTCAGTAAGCCTTAATCAAATGCAGTCGCTGTTATGCTTACTTCAAACCTCTGTTCCACACGCCAATACTATCAGTCAGACCAATGACTCGATCTCCACTGTGTTCTTCCAG GACTATGATGTTTCGGTGATGCTGTTTCACTCAGCATACTTGGTGGACATAGAAGTGGAGAAAATTGGTCGAGTTCTGAAACTTGATTCCATCAAGAATGGCAATGTATGGAAGAATGTTGATGTTTTGGTTTTCAACTCCTGGCTTTGGTGGTACCGCAGAGCTGGACAACC ATGGGATTATATTCAATCTGGTGACAGTATTCTGAAGGACATGGATCGTATGGATGCTTTTCAAGAAGCTTTAACAACTTGGGCCAAATGGGTTGATTCAGATGTAGATCCCACAAAAACTAGAGTCATTTTTCAAGGAATCTCACCTTCTCACTACAA AGGTGAGGACTGGAATGAAACAGCAGCGAAAAACTGCTCAATGGAGAAGCAACCTGTAATGGGAACAACTTATCCGAGTGGCTTGCCTGCAGCATCATACGTATTACAGGAAGTGTTAAGCAGTATCAAGAAACCAGTTCATCTCCTTAACATAACCACTCTCTCACAGCTGAGAAAAGATGCACATCCTAGCTCTTATAACGCCTTCAAGGGCATGGATTGTACTCACTGGTGTATTGCTGGCCTTCCAGACACATGGAATCAGCTTCTGTATGCAGCTCTCATCAGTTAG
- the LOC123212974 gene encoding uncharacterized protein LOC123212974 — MATLLIPNSLFSLPLSLPTTPSRAYFRPSRLPVYPGLGFRFSPKTRGLTVVTRAGPSTSSYVFAFLLPLSLLAGTVFTSLRIADRLDQKFLEELILNEAMREAEEEDDDNDDEGDDEGKDFDGSDSKKDEVKIFAEKIQEPVLPHTRNRPKREV; from the exons ATGGCGACCCTCCTCATCCCCAATTCACTCTTTTCCCTACCTTTGTCTCTTCCTACCACACCCTCACGTGCCTACTTCAGGCCTTCCCGCTTGCCAGTGTATCCGGGTCTCGGCTTTCGTTTCTCCCCTAAAACCAGAGGCCTAACGGTGGTGACACGTGCAGGGCCCAGCACTAGCAGCTACGTCTTCGCTTTCCTTCTCCCTCTCTCCCTCCTTGCTGGCACTGTCTTTACTTCGCTTCGAATCGCCGATAGACTTGACCAAAAGTTCCTTGAAGAG CTTATACTTAATGAAGCAATGAGGGAGGCGGAAGAAGAGGATGATGACAATGATGATGAGGGAGATGATGAGGGCAAGGATTTTGACGGCAGTGACAGCAAAAAGGATGAAGTGAAAATATTTGCAGAGAAGATACAGGAACCCGTGCTTCCACACACTCGAAATCGTCCCAAAAGGGAAGTGTaa